CTGCCAGGCCTCGACTGCGGCGCGTACCGGCGTGGAGATGGAAGCCCTGGCCGGGGTCAACGGCGCGCTGCTGACCATCTGGGACCTGGCCAAGCAGGTCCAGGCCGACCTGGCGATCGAGCGCGTGCGCCTGCTCGTCAAGACCGGCGGCAAGTCCGGGCGCTATGAACATCCTGACGGGATCGGCGAGCTGCCCGAGGGCTTCGGGCCGTGAACGCTCCGACCACGGCGAAAAGTTCGCCCTGGCGCGGTGATCTGGCCGGCGCCTTTGCCGACGGCGCGGTACTGTTTCCCCTGCTGCTGGCCCTGGCCTGGCAGACCGGCGCCTCGGCCGCGCTCATGCTGGCGACCACCGGGGCAGCCTACCTGGCCACCGGCTGGCTGTTTCGCCTGCCCATTCCGGTCCAGCCGCTGAAGTCCCTGTCGGTCATGGCGATTGCCGCCGGCGCCAGCGCCCAGGAGCTGCAGCTGGCCGGCCTGATGCTGGGCCTGATCTATTTCGGCCTGTCCTGGCTACCGGTCAACCGCTTGTCCAACCGCATTCCCCTGGTGCTGGTCCACGGCTTTCAGCTGGGACTGGGCATCATGCTGATGGTCGCCGCCCTGCGCATGCTCGGGGCAGCGCCGGCCGAGCTGGCCGTGGTCGTGACCGCCGCGGCCGCCCTGGTGCTGATCACCCGACTGACGCGCTGGCCGGTGCTCGGCCTGGTTGCCGCCGGCGGCCTGGTCTGGGGACTGCTGCACGCGGTACCGGCGGGCGGCGAGGCGGCCGATTCGGGCATCCGCGCCACCATCGTCGCCCTGATGGTGGCGCCGCAGATCGCCCTGACCCTGACCAATTCCATCCTCGGCACCGAGCGCGCCGCCCGCGACTACTACGGCGAACGCGCCGGCCGCGTCACGCCGCGTCGCCTGCTGCGCTCGCTCGGCATCGGCAACCTGGTCGTCGGCGCACTCGGCGGCATGCCCTACTGCCACGGCTCCGGCGGCGTGACCGCCCACTACCGCGGCGGCAGCCGGACCTGGCGCTCCAACGCCATCATCGGCTCGACCCTGCTGGGTATGAGCGCGCTGCTGGTCATCGGGGGCGGCGGTCTGCCGGAGTACCCGGCCACCCTGCAGGCACTGCTGATCGGCGTGATCGGCTGGTTTCACTTCCAGCTCGCCCGGCCGAGCTGGCGGCTGCTGCACGGCCGCGCCGTGCTGCTGCTGATGGGCGCGACCGCGCTGGCCTCGACCAACATGCTCGCCGTGCTCATCGTCGGCGGCGCCGCGCTGTTGGTGGCCCACCAACTCGGCTACCGCTTTCCCGCCCCGCAGTCGATCGGCTGCGACGGCGCCACTACCTCCAGTCTCCGACAGGCAGATTCCCGATGAACGACACGACCGCCAATCCGAACCGCTCCGACCAGTCCGTGTCCGTCCGGCTGTTCGGCGCCTTCCGCCAGTTCGATTCGGACAGCGCCGTGCGCGTGACCGTACCCGAAGACGCCCGCGCGGCCGACCTGCGCCGCGCGCTGCAGGCCCACTACGCCGACAACGACAACGCCCTGGCCCTGCTCGCCGCCTCGGCCCTGGCCACCGACCGCAAGGTCCTCGACGAGGAAGATGCGCTGCCGCCGGGCGAGCCGCTGTCGATCCTGCCGCCGGTCTGTGGAGGATGAGATGAGCATTCACGTCGACGTCACCGAGACCTCGCTCGACCCGGTCAGCGCCCTGAACCACTGCTCGGCCCCGGGCCACGGCGCGGCCGACCTGTTCATCGGCCGGGTGCGCGACATCAACCAGGGCCGCGACGTGGTCGCCGTGAGCTACGACCTGCACGCGGTGCTGTGCCGCAACGTCTTTGCCGAAATCTGCGCCGAGGCGAAGCAGCAGTGGGGTCAGGCCATCCACCTGTGGCTGGTCCACGGCCACGGCCGCCTGGCCATCGGCGAGGCCAGCGTGATCGCCGCGGCCAGCTCGCGCCACCGCGACGAATCCTTCAGGGCCTGCCGCTACCTGGTCGAGCAGATGAAGCACCGCGCGCCGATCTGGAAGCAGGAGCACTACGTCGACGGCGACAGCGAGTGGGTCAAGGGGCATGCGCTTTGCGGGCATGATTGAGGAGGTTTCAGGTTTCAGGTTTCAGAGAAAAAATATCGATGATGGCGCAAGCTGGGCAAGACCAATTGATCGGCATCGTGCTCGCCGGCGGGCGGTCTTCGCGCATGGGGCGCGACAAGGCCGGGCTGACCTGGCGCAGCGGCCAGACCTTTCTCGATCGCGCCATGGCGCAGCTGCGCGAGGTCGGCTGTGGGTCGGTCATCGT
This DNA window, taken from Pseudomonadota bacterium, encodes the following:
- a CDS encoding MoaD/ThiS family protein; the protein is MNDTTANPNRSDQSVSVRLFGAFRQFDSDSAVRVTVPEDARAADLRRALQAHYADNDNALALLAASALATDRKVLDEEDALPPGEPLSILPPVCGG
- a CDS encoding molybdenum cofactor biosynthesis protein MoaE; amino-acid sequence: MSIHVDVTETSLDPVSALNHCSAPGHGAADLFIGRVRDINQGRDVVAVSYDLHAVLCRNVFAEICAEAKQQWGQAIHLWLVHGHGRLAIGEASVIAAASSRHRDESFRACRYLVEQMKHRAPIWKQEHYVDGDSEWVKGHALCGHD